The following proteins come from a genomic window of Salvia hispanica cultivar TCC Black 2014 chromosome 4, UniMelb_Shisp_WGS_1.0, whole genome shotgun sequence:
- the LOC125218321 gene encoding psbP domain-containing protein 3, chloroplastic, whose amino-acid sequence MAPISSLHSHSLLSHPSFSLSNSPQQDNRKNKSTCCKSNVVDQQTQCVSVGDECKRRRRELLVQAAASVFAFPAISTAALAAESALPEGFRVYTDEVNKFKITIPEDWQVGTGEGDGVRALIAFYPQEASSSNVSIAITSLGADFTRLESFGKVGEFAETLIGGLDRSWQRPPGVAAKLIDSRASNGLYYIEYTLKNPGESGRHLYSVLGVASNGIYNRLYTLTGQFVDEEEEKFGPKIQKAVSSFRLS is encoded by the exons ATGGCTCCTATTTCTTCTCTGCATTCTCATTCCCTTCTCTCTCACccctcattctctctctccaactCCCCTCAGCAAG aCAATAGGAAGAACAAGAGTACCTGCTGCAAGAGCAATGTGGTTGATCAGCAGACTCAATG CGTGAGCGTTGGAGATGAATGTAAGAGGCGAAGGAGAGAGCTTCTGGTGCAGGCGGCGGCTTCTGTGTTTGCCTTTCCTGCAATTTCTACGGCTGCATTGGCTGCTGAAAGCG CATTGCCGGAGGGTTTTCGTGTTTACACTGATGAGGTGAACAAGTTTAAGATCACTATTCCAGAAG ATTGGCAAGTAGGCACGGGAGAAGGAGACGGAGTAAGGGCACTGATTGCTTTCTATCCACAGGAGGCCTCCAGTTCAAATG TGAGCATTGCGATTACTAGCCTCGGTGCTGACTTCACCAGACTGGAGTCTTTTGGAAAAGTCGGTGAATTTGCAGAGACTCTT ATTGGTGGTTTGGACAGAAGCTGGCAGAGGCCTCCCGGAGTTGCAGCCAAACTTATAGATAGCAGAGCTTCCAATG GGCTGTATTATATAGAGTACACATTGAAAAATCCTGGAGAAAGTGGGAGACATTTGTATTCAGTTCTTGGTGTGGCAAGCAATGGGATTTACAACAGATTATACACTCTCACAGGACAG